The Magnolia sinica isolate HGM2019 chromosome 11, MsV1, whole genome shotgun sequence DNA window CCCCAGAGCCAACGCTCCGTACACCGCGCGCGGCAGAAACGGGCACCTGTCAGTCAACGCCCTCCGCACGCCCACCTCCGCGGCCGTGCACGCTCCGTGGAGCACGAAGAACCACGTGACCTCCCACGTGGGTCCTACCTCAGTAATGTAATAGAACATCAGCTCGTGCATGAGACCCGACACAACGAACGTGGCCACAACtgccactggtgtggcccacctgggccccACCGTACGCGTACACATACTCCGTACGGGGAGGTATACGGTCGGCCGTAGAATACTCGTGACCATGAGATTCCACCTCCTACCCCAGAAATCTTGCAACGAGCTGGACAGGTACGGCGCCTCGAACTGCCGTTCGATCTCAAGGCCCATGGCTCCAGCTGTGGCTGCACCAATGGCTAGGACTAGTTCCAAGGACAGATACAGATGGATGCAATAAATGGCCAGCAAGACATAATGGTTGAAGTGTTCTTTGTATGTGTACACTTGTATCAGTGCAGCTAACAGTAGGCCCCTGATAgctgtgatggtgggccaccttttgagGAAATGgggggtgtggggcccacctgggggGTTTTGGGGAGATGGGTCTTCTTTGGGTTTGATGGGGAGGGAGGCTGTGGTGATGAAAATGAGGTAGGAGTTTTGGAGGGGTGGAAGTGGGCCCATGTTGAATGAGAAGAGGAGGAGCTTGAAGATGCCCAGCCATGTGAGGAAGAAGGCTGAGATGACtctgaaatggatggatgagaaTGACCAAGGGAGGGTGATGAAGAGGTAGAAGAtggggagaagagagagaagccTTGTTGGGCCTTTTGGGATCTTGGTCACTATCAAATAGCAATAGCTTAGAGAGATCAGGACTGAAATCCATACCTTGATTAGGCTCTTGATCTCTTCCTCCATTGcaatctctctctcgctctctctctctctcttgggtgACTTCCCTTTTTTGTAGAGAGTTGTTTGATACTCCGGCTATATAtgtggttgatacacaggcactaggAAATGGTATATAAATCATTTATTGACTCAGTTTGAACTGACTAGATTGTGGAGAATCACTGTTGATAATCATAATtccaaaattagattggttgaaccGTCATGATCTCTGATTTTGTTGATAATTGTTTGTGGAagcaggaccattggatatttgtcagtttaactgtccaataaatgtccactaaatCGATAGTCAGAAAACCAAATAAGAGAAAATTTTCGTTCATGATACATCCAAGCTGGGACCATAATCTGAACAGTTTAATTTAGATTAGATTTATTCTATATATTCAATTTCTAAAtagtttctaagtgcctgtgtatcatccatcacactctgccggagtataaaagttttttcctttttttttttttttgctgtaaaATGTAAAATGCATCTTCTTGAGATCCGACCAGAGTCGTCCATTGCACCAGTTTTACGCAGCGCGTACAaaacccaagctctgtggggcctaacaCGGTGTATGTGTCACATCTACTCTGTCTTGGATCAGGAcattttatttctagattttccATTAATCCTAGTGAaatctgatgaacggtttggatgaatttTACATACGGTGATGGCCCTACACACaagcctatggttggcatcccgtACTCATTGTTCCCTgtcatgtagcccacttgagttttggatctggttgATTATTTTCATCAGGGGTTAGAATCGAGGGGcgaacctgatagacggagtagattttccacAGACAacaaatggtgggcccacagagctttattTCTATACACGTGCGTAAAACAGGTGATGTGCAGAATTCACCTCCGTTTAGATGCTTTGCCAACACCACCCCCCAGCGGTGGTGTGTCGCTGTATTGGATGCTGTGGGCCCAACTtgagtatttattttatatccactccgtccatccgtttccccccctcattttaaggcattaaataaaaaatttgaagcaGATCCTTAACTCAATtcgaccacacgacaggaaacggCAGTGATTGAACgcacgccattaaaaacttctgcagggtcataaaagttttggatcatgctgatattttttatgatcttcatccaggtctgaatgaccttataaacaggttggatgacaaatacacattACGTAGGGCcccagaaatgtttcaacggtggatgtcattatccccactgtttcctgtgatgtggtccgcttgagcttcaTATCTATTTAATTTGTGGTTCATCCAtctgaaatgagatggaaaaacggatggacggcgtggatataaaaaacaCATCAAGATAGTCCGACAGCGCCCAGCACATCAACACAACACCGTAGGGGGTGGTGTCGTCACCACCACCTAATCCGCGTCTTTAGATCTCACTCTCACGTGAGAAACGGGGAgaaccggattggctggtgtcccTGCCACAAGCGATATCCCTGATGgcaggatctgtggggcccaaagtcATGCacttattttatccacgccgtccatccatttttacagaccattttatagcaaaatgcaaaaaaaaagtaaattcaaatctgatccaaagctcaattggaccgcaccacaggaaacagtggtgaatgaacggttaccattaaaagcttcttggggaccacagaagttttggatcaatataatatttggatgttcccttaatccatgtacgtgtgactttatgaacagtcggatggaaaataaacataacggtgggcccaggaaggtttcaacggtaggtgtcactatccccactgttttctgtggtgtggtccacttgagatttagatctgcttcatttttgggctaattcaataaaatgatccgaaaaaatggatggacgatgtggatataaaacaaatacatcaaggtaggccccacagcgtCTGCCATCAGGGATATCCATGGTGGCAGAGTCACCAGGGATTCCTCTCAGAAATGGGTTCTAGATGGCGAAGAATCACATGTTAGTCAACCGCCACTTTGAAATGGTGGTCACTCATCCTTTTCACACGTGCCAATCATGTAGGCCTATCTGGGCCTCTAGATTTATGGGAGAGCATATCTCTAGAATCAGGCTGGttaaacaaatggacggtttgaaGTAGAATGTTGATTGGTCCAACAGATGGTTACTATAATCTTCTCACCATCTTATATGTTATTCTCCATCTGTAATCGGGTCagagatttggacggtctagattgtttTTCAATTCTGCTATGTGCATTGTTGAAAAGGACCACCATTTTTTAAGATAGTGGTGTTGACTATCAAAGGAGACTACTGGCCACTTTAATCAGGAGGACTTGTACCGTACTATCAAAGAATATGGTACATCATATGCATTCAAATGTTTGTGTTGATGTGGCAAGTTCACACGTCAATCCtagccgtccaaattgtgggatccAAGTGTTAAAATTGTCATGATGTGACCAGGGTATGATCTTttaagtaagaacttggttaatcaagGATTCAATGACAGTAGATCATGGATATTTATACTGCTTATATGTGTATTGCAATGATGATGCTTTATAGTGAAATTGCATGAGGCAGTCTACCTTGACGGGTGCAGATGTTTGATGGATCTATAGAATTATGGATAAGTTCTAGAGAGGGGGAGGGGAGTGTGTGATTAGGACTAATTAAAAATTCATTGCCTAATaaactaatttaccaattaaactaATAAGACAATTAACATTAAGGTTTCCAAGTCAAAGTGGGTCTAATTACATAGACTACAATTAGATGTAATAATTAAGCAACCAATATATAAGAGACAATGATCTTGTGTGTGTCGAGATTAAAATCCTTACGCTCCTAGCCACATAATCACTTCGACTAAAACTTCAATCCACAACACCGTCTCACACCCAAAGGAGGAACAGATAACCAAGgtaagggttttatcctttaggcttacgCTAATTCGATTGAATGTTTTTCCCCGCTCTTTCATACCTTCATGTATATGATTTTGCCTTTTTTATGTCATCACTCGATTTAGCCTTTTCATGCTTGCATGAATTTAATTCACCTTTTTACGTCTTCATGAATTTATTCTTGCCTTTACCTGTATTTTAACTGGCCTTTTACATATAGTGGTGTTGACTATCAAAGGAGACTACTGGCCACTTTAATCAGGAGGACTTGTACCGTACTATCAAAGAATATGGTACATCATATGCATTCAAATGTTTGTGTTGATGTGGCAAGTTCACACGTCAATCCtagccgtccaaattgtgggatccAAGTGTTAAAATTGTCATGATGTGACCAGGGTATGATCTTttaagtaagaacttggttaatcaagGATTCAATGACAGTAGATCATGGATATTTATACTGCTTATATGTGTATTGCAATGATGATGCTTTATAGTGAAATTGCATGAGGCAGTCTACCTTGACGGGTGCAGAAGTTTGATGGATCTATAGAATTATGGATAAGTTCTAGAGAGGGGGAGGGGAGTGTGTGATTAGGACTAATTAAAAATTCATTGCCTAATaaactaatttaccaattaaactaATAAGACAATTAACATTAAGGTTTCCAAGTCAAAGTGGGTCTAATTACATAGACTACAATTAGATGTAATAATTAAGCAACCAATATATAAGAGACAATGAtcttgtgtgtgggatgtgctaactattcaaCACCTAGCATTCA harbors:
- the LOC131219566 gene encoding probable long-chain-alcohol O-fatty-acyltransferase 1, with product MEEEIKSLIKVWISVLISLSYCYLIVTKIPKGPTRLLSLLPIFYLFITLPWSFSSIHFRVISAFFLTWLGIFKLLLFSFNMGPLPPLQNSYLIFITTASLPIKPKEDPSPQNPPGGPHTPHFLKRWPTITAIRGLLLAALIQVYTYKEHFNHYVLLAIYCIHLYLSLELVLAIGAATAGAMGLEIERQFEAPYLSSSLQDFWGRRWNLMVTSILRPTVYLPVRSMCTRTVGPRWATPVAVVATFVVSGLMHELMFYYITEVGPTWEVTWFFVLHGACTAAEVGVRRALTDRCPFLPRAVYGALALGFVAVTGFWLFFPQLVRYGTDAAAIGEYAILAGFLEEKGRDLASWLGLVSGMRWGA